AATTAGTGCTGGCTAGTTTTAGTAATTTAATgcatgtgatcaattgtgctgGGGTTGTTTTTGTGGCATTCCTTGCACAACTgctctgcataactgtactggaTTTTCCCAAGTTTGCCCAattatccacataactgtatttgcccaattatgcacatacttgtactgtatgactcatacagtacagttatttACTAATTGGCACTGTATGGAAAttatagtatctaatccaaaacagccaagctgtaaaaaaagtgtgcggccctcagaaaggctatggtgaaaaaagatgtgaaatccaaggtggcggccaagaaatggctgtgatggtaggttaatggtaaaaattttaataatgacaatttaggtaaattttgtgaagcggcacaaaaattcaactgaattgtcgttattaaaatttttaccattaacctaccatcacagccatttcttggccgccaccttggatttcacatcttttttcaccatagcctttctgagggccgcacactttttttacagcttggctgttttggattagatttcatttctttttgtatttgtataccccaataggccggctttgggacttttttaacctatctttttttctttactacaggaagaagaaaagatgaagtagatgtactttaaatattttatcagtaaatgtacaaattatatatactgtataatacatatgtgaccggatttgcgaaaaggggtcttccacacacatccaatttgccaactttgacaattgataacttcagattggaaagagctattgccttgatgtttgggcagtggtgagcaccactatagctgaatacatggtgaaattttcaggttaatatgttacttgaacactgagttatggtctccaacgtttacggaattggatgtgtgtggaagaccccttttcgcaaatccggtcacatatattgattacagaaatctctatggtggtttctttgtaactgaacactctacaaggtgacttcttctaattgctctctctacagggtgaattgtttgtagctgaacgatctacaaggtaacttcttctagctgatctctctacagggtgatgtgtttgtagctgaattttgtataggtgatttgtttgcagctgagctctttacagaatggtttctttgtagctgaactctctaaaaggtaacttcttctaactgatctttctacagggcaatttgtttccggcagaattttctacagggtgatttctttgcagctgaactctctacatggtggtttctttgtagctgaactctctacaaggtaatttcttctagctgatctctctacagggagatttgtttgtagctgaactatctacaaggtaacttcttatagctgatctctctacagggtgatttgttcgtagttgaattctgtacaggtgatttgtttgcagctgagctctttacaaaatggtttctttgcagctgaactttctctaaggtaacttcttctaactgatctttctacagggtgatttgtttgtagctgaactatctactaggtaatttcttctagctgatctctctacagggtgatttgtttgtagctgaattctgtacaagtgatttgtttgcagctgagctctttacagaatggtttctttgtagctgaactctctacagggtgatttgtttgtagctgaaatccctacaaggtaacttcttctagctgatccctctatagggtgatttgtttgtagctgaactctctacaggtgatttgtttgtagctgaactctctacaaggcgatacttctaggtgatctctctacaagattccttgtttctaactgaactctcaacagggtgatctgttcatagctgaactctctacgtggtagttcctttgtagctgaactctctacaatgtgacttcttctagctgaactctctacagggtgacttgtttttagctgatctctctacagggtgacttgtttctagctgaactctctacaggtgatttgtttgcagctgaactctctacatggtggtttctttgtagctgaactctctacaaggtaacttcttctagctgatctttctacagggtgatttgtttgtagctgaattctctacagggtgatttatttgcagcttaactctctacaaggtgacttcttctagctgaactctctacagagtgattgatttcttttgcagctgaactctctacatggtggtttctttgtaacttaactctctacagggtgatttgtttttagctgaactctctacaggatgatctgttcatagctgaactccctataaggtaacttcttctagctaatctttctacagggcgatttgtttgcagctgaactctacgtggtagtttctttgtagctctacaatgtgacttcttctagctgaactctctacaaggtgacttgtttctagctgatctctctacagggtgacttgtttctagctgaactctctacaggtgatttgtttgcagctgaactctctacatggtttatttctttgtaactgaactccctgcaaggtgacttcttctagctgatctctctacagggagatttgtttgtagcttaactctctacaggtgatttgtttgcagctgaactctctacatgatggtttctatgtagctgaactctctacaaggtaatttcttctagctgatctctctacaggccgatttgtttgtagctgaactctctacatgatggtttctttgtagctgaactctctacaaggtgatttcttctatagctgatctttctacagggtgatttgtttgtagttgaactctctacatgatagattctttgtagctgaactctctacaaggtgatttcttctatatagctgatctttctacagggtgatttgtttgtacctgaactatctacatgatggtttctttgtagctgaactctctacaaggtaacttcttctagctgatctctctacaggacaatttgtttgtacctgaactctcacatgattgtttctttgaagctaaactctctacaaggtgatttcttctagctgatctttctacagggtgatttgtttgtagcagaactctctacaaggtgatttcttctagctgctctttctacagggtgatttgtttgtagctgaactctctacaaggtaacttcttctagctgatctctttacagggtgaattgtttgtagctgaacgatctacaaggtaacttcttcttacttatctctctacagggtgatttgtttgtagctgaactttctacaaggaaacctcttttaactgagctctgtacagggtgaattgtttgtagttgaactatctacaaggtaacttcttctagctgatctctctacaggatgatttgtttgtagctgaactatctacaaggtaacttcttctagctgatctctctacagggtgatttgtttgtagctgaattctgtataggtgatttgtttgcagctgagttcttttacagaatggtttctttgtagctgaactctctacaaggtaacttcttctagctgatgtatctacagggtcactagtttgtagctgaattctctacatggtggtttctttgtaactgaactatctacaaggtgacatcttctagctgatctttcaacacggtgatttgtttgtaactgaactctctacaagaaaacttcttctaactgatgtctgaacagggtgaattgtttgtagctgaactctctacagggtgatttgtttgtagctgatctctatacaggttacttatttttaactgatctcttgaattctgttcagggtgactgctctattaggatgactgctctattagagtatctcgatctcgcacttgctacaccaagttggatttcgtgttataactccgtggctttaagtctgattcttctacaccattgaagagcttatctaagatgataactccatctgtacagcgattttcaaagcattaccccaagtggcttatctggtagacgtggcatgcataataataataaaataaaaaattagctaatctcgattacataattgttacacacagttgattttttcgttgtatcttcctggtttttagcttgatttctttgaaaccacaaaaggtttgaggttcaatagttaacctattcatccaccgattttcagcttcttcccatacgcggtttaccctgtaggcgtgacaacatattggtgttatttttcgtgcataatcgctcataactctttgcctgtttatggtattccagccaaagttggtaccgagatgcgcctttatacccccgttctgtgtgccaaatttcaaggcaatcggataacgcgttcgcgttttacagcagtttttgtaagtgtgcgaaaagaggaagaaaaataagaagaaaaaaaacgaagaaactaagccaatttttgaagtcgcatatctcaggaattcctgaagcgatttcgctcaaatttggaatgtggagtactgaagttggagggaatgtacacagcaaaatttgtcttgtttcatcaaggcagcacagagctacggaggtgcgaaaattgcgttttctttcttcctgtcaatatactcacggggttgcgcgccggcttcttgggccgcacgacacactaccgtgtgtcttgatgtggtGGCAATTTGATTCTCCCACACAAAATACAATGGTGTACATTAAACATTACATGCTAATACTCATGCAAGATACTTGGCATACACTTTAAAAGAAGGTTACACTGCTTAAGGTCATGTAAAGTGAGCAAATATTCTATTAAAATTATCataagtatggtagtactgtatgttagggaACATGAAGGTTTGTACTGTCtaacaaaaaaaatattgataagaaaccagcttcacaatacctttatggtaccttggcagtattggttaggtacacggccacccacagggggggaagttttccccgggccccagcctgaaaggggccccaggaagggccccttgaatacctgtttaaaagatcgatatactctaatagagcatacagatctagatactctaatagagcagtcacagtattcttcagaggagcagtgtagcaagcttataaataaggagatatggttagtgaggggtagttattgtcattgtcagcatgtaatgaccttctttttttttttggtcttcaacttacagcttgggtgaagttgtgattcagaatggaaacctctggggccccactttaattctttgccctgggccccttaatttctctgggcggccctggttaggtataactaaacccaaaagtgccttcagtatgacccaaaatgcttctaaCAGGTTGATACAGAATTTCAAAAAATTGTGCTTAGTGGAAGTTTCCATACCGACTGACCGGCTGACTGActtgactaactgactgactgactgacttgactgactaactgactgactggccTACCTGCCTGTCTGCTTacctgccttcagacaagcataactcaataatggctaaggctatacaggcttgatttttcactgttagacctCACTACAgcttgacaggtgccttttggcatatagCCATCTGTgagtattttcttgtttttaacactgGATTTGAAGTTAGGCATTTCAGTAAAAGTGATTTGCATTGTGTATCAtttttctatgatggtttttatcaGCAAAATTTTAGGTTATGCCCATCACTTTAGGGGGTGGGATccttactaaacagtactaccacactgcTTGATACCagttgacatttaatccctaatagactgaattagagaaTTAGTGTTATAACTAGCATATCTtcggcaacctcccttgtttcactacttttatttctatgatcccttattACATTTAATTTTTTGGATTGGCtggttttattagagtatctcactcACATTATCAATCAATCATAATGCTATGTTGAGAAACTATTACTTGTGTGTAACCTGGAACCCTTTTAAATAATGTGTCCCTCATCATAGGCCTGAGGTCTTTGAATCCCCAATGCTTTGAGTAACTATGTTACTTTATGAATTAAAAGTGGCTTCTTTATCGCCTGGAAACCTTCACTGGTATACTCTTTGCAAAGTTATCCAATAATCAAGAAACACAGTCAATGTTATACCATCACTTGTGTATAAGCATGCTTTGAGACATTGTTTTCTTCATGATAACATTGTTATGAAATAGTCTGGTCTAATTTTTAAACcttaggcacttatgttatttgGTATGATATTGTTGAGAATATGAAGCTAGGTTAAGGGTTTTACCACAACTATTGCACAAGTTTTTAGTTTGTATAAGTCATTATATCCTGTCCCTTATACATAGCTGTCTTTTAGCCAGCAATGATGTTTCATCTTGACAGCTAACAAGGAGTATACCTTTAACAAGGAGTGAAACTCTCATGATGATTTGTTCTTTTACAAATACAAATTTGACATATATGTAGAACAACACTTAATTTACCCTTTAGTGTAATAGTGGGCCTTGTACTCTCTGTATCTAATAGCATAGATACCTACATCAGGATCAGGAAAGGCTGGATAGTAGATGTAACTCTCTCGATTGCTCTAGAGTAAACAGAAATATATTCTTGACTATATGTATACATGCtcacatgtacgtacatacatatccTACCCAATAACACAATAGTAAGATCAACTACATAGtacatattacacacacacatattcaCTGAAGTAAACACACTATAATCATTGCACCATACCATTTTATCCTCAAATAAAATCTGAGACATATCAACTCCATCAATAATTCTATCACTAGGTATAGGAATATCTGCCAACTTTGAAATTGTAGGAAACAGGTCCACTGTAGCTGCCAACTATATACACATAATGTAACAACAGTTATGGCATAAAaacattactattattattttaagtCCCTGTGAACGTTgtaagaaaaaagaaaaaatcaAAGCTTTGGTTGCAGGAATGGCTAAAGCAGTTTCGATTAAATTTTGAGTGTGGCTTTCCCTACCTGGcagatagctatatataatgtaagtatggtgtgctttggagaagaggccatggagctatacatgtgtgaatttcttttcctgtcaatatataccCACAGTGTAGCATGCTGGCATTCTTGACCACATGAAACACTATACCATGTGTCTCTTTCTCTGTAGGAAAATGAAGAAAGAGACTTATAATAAAGTGATCTTAGTTTTACTAAATTTAAGAAAAACTTATCAGTAGCTCATTGAGTGGCTCTTCCAAAAGGGGTTCCATAGTACCCTTAGAACCCTCCTGGATCCACTCCTGGTTTAACATATACAGGCTAGTTGTTGATGCAATATGTATAAAGAAGAACTTAACTGCTAAACGTCTATGTAGATTATATATTTATAAGGTACTAAAATGTGTGTCTTCTTTATTGATAAAATGGCTATTTCATCACTATGAGACTTAGCATCTTAGACAATTATGTTAGCAGCTTTACATACCTCTGAGGTTTTACCAGGTTTGATTCTACCTGGCCACCATGCAATGGCAGGTTCTCTCATTCCTCCTTCGTAAGTAGTTGCTTTACCACATCTTAATGGTCCAGCATTGCCTGCTCTGTACTCTCGAGCTAGTGAAGGTCTAAAAACAATATGTTAGCACATTTATTAGTACACTACCCACATAATTTCAATGCAAGttgcatatgcatgcatgtatatttaTACACAGAAAACGATCACAGGAATATACATGATATGCATGCATAGGAGCAAGTAAATATCTTTTATGTTAAGCTAATTGATATCGCAGCAACTCACCCATTATCTGCAGTAAAAAACACAAAAGTGTTTTTTGAAACACCTGTTTCATTTATAGCATCAAATATTCTACCCACTTGCCAATCAAGTTCATTCTATCAGTAACAAAATATTAATGTAGTACATTGCTGTGCAGGTCCATCACTTACTAATGCATCACCAAATGGTCCTCTAATACTTGAATCAGTAAACATCTTGCCAGCAAACTGAGGACGGTGGGTATGTTGAAATGCCATGTATAGAAAGAATGGTTGTTCTTTTCCTATAACATAACAATTAAGGTTTCAATCAAATTAACCCTGTACCCACCACTGATATTTATCATGGGCTAtagtaggaattaaatttgtgCACATAAGGTAACAATTTTCCTTgctttagtactttttattgtaatgatcctAACTAAATTCTTACACTAGAGATAAAGGGATAAAAGCCTTCAACGCTGTGACTGTGGTGTGAACTTTCATATCTCTGTATCACCCTTGACAACAATTTGTGGCATACAATTCCAAACATGTCAGAGCTGAATTATGCAAGTTAACACTACCCTATTATACAGGTATATTCTACTGCACCAGACCTATATATCAGACCTATTAAAACTGCACCAGACCTATATTATTTCTACCCAATGACACAAATGTGGTTTGGTCACATGAGACTAATTGATAATGTGCATTGTATCACATGGATAATTTATATGAATACATACCAGCCATTTCATGGATAAAACCAGTAGCAGCTGTGCTGTAAGTTTCTGATAGTTTCAGGAAATCTGCTGGTTGTTGGACTATTGTTTCATCCTCATATAAAGGACATGGAGTAGTCTCTGCAagtgcacacatgtacattataagattaataaatgtgaccggatttcacaaaaccaggcttccacacacacaaaatcaaacttacgattttaccagaaatggattgctggtctaatacactatcatatttcacactgtacttccttcagcactgacaagtctggtttctgtagcagctctcttctgaccctgtcaaagccacgagtgtgagattggcaccattaaatggccatggctttgtgataatggtgtgtagtgagctgggacttcacagagagctcgccaatagtgttctcagtcaatttggagtaatttgagggccatggagggccatggagagcccaaacttggcctctggattccaatcgtcttcttactccattttatacccgtatattaagaccaccgtccacccccaccctcccaccctattactaccatctgtgatattattacccgctcgaaaaaagctgctcaaaacagggcaaattttgggtatcagaaatgtatacacccactcagtgatagctagtgaacagatgaacaattggtgcaaattttgtttgcacagctgtag
The Dysidea avara chromosome 7, odDysAvar1.4, whole genome shotgun sequence genome window above contains:
- the LOC136262001 gene encoding arylsulfatase A-like isoform X2 — protein: MAEEGLRFMNFYSSSSLCSPSRSSLLTGRYQSRTGIWPGVLPCGGLGGLPLNETTIAAQLKKVGYSTGMVGKWHLGVGLHEEYLPIKHGFDHYVGLPYSHDMCPFTICFYPNESCYGEGVPETTPCPLYEDETIVQQPADFLKLSETYSTAATGFIHEMAGKEQPFFLYMAFQHTHRPQFAGKMFTDSSIRGPFGDALNELDWQVGRIFDAINETGVSKNTFVFFTADNGPSLAREYRAGNAGPLRCGKATTYEGGMREPAIAWWPGRIKPGKTSELAATVDLFPTISKLADIPIPSDRIIDGVDMSQILFEDKMSNRESYIYYPAFPDPDVGIYAIRYREYKAHYYTKGGDYPNFYPDDMCKGSAKETRHDPPLLFNLNEDPGELNPLNVKESPYKEIVQTIDEIKAKFEATVVWGESEMNKGVTNAAKPCAKPGCTPFPQCCATS